The Candidatus Gracilibacteria bacterium genome has a window encoding:
- a CDS encoding RluA family pseudouridine synthase, which produces MKSITPPSDDLGQRLDRYIRKIFPGAKLGEIYQALRTKQITINGKKMPESTKLRAGDIVEVHLDDKTLKEWQRKEERIINTSSTLDTARILYEDSEILVYNKPAGLIVHSPDHKANEVSLIEQIEVYLLSKGWKPSGTFDHPALAHRIDRETSGIIIACLTRKSYEHMAEQFRTRKVKKTYHALVSGKPHPESGIIKAPILRLNTGKTDEAKMVIDNTGDSAETEYRVIGSSEVFGLAKGVSSEKWSIVKLNPKTGRTHQIRVHMAHIGCPLIGDRRYGGPSVTRFPELSHLTSRKGHLLHAQKIAFIHPNGKQMEIECIDA; this is translated from the coding sequence ATGAAATCCATCACTCCCCCCTCAGACGACCTCGGTCAGCGACTCGATAGATATATTCGCAAGATTTTTCCGTGAGCAAAGCTCTGAGAAATTTATCAAGCTCTCAGAACCAAACAAATCACTATCAATGGCAAGAAAATGCCCGAGAGTACCAAACTTCGAGCATGAGATATAGTGGAAGTACATCTCGATGACAAGACACTGAAAGAATGGCAAAGAAAAGAAGAACGAATCATCAATACTTCGAGCACACTCGATACCGCGAGAATCCTCTATGAAGATAGTGAAATACTTGTGTATAATAAACCCGCAGGACTGATCGTTCATAGTCCAGACCACAAGGCGAACGAAGTATCACTGATTGAACAAATAGAAGTCTATCTTCTGTCCAAAGGATGGAAACCCTCTGGAACATTTGACCATCCTGCACTCGCCCATCGTATTGACCGAGAAACCTCGGGTATTATCATCGCCTGCCTCACGAGAAAAAGCTATGAACATATGGCGGAACAGTTTCGCACTCGGAAGGTCAAAAAAACCTATCACGCTCTCGTATCTGGCAAACCACATCCAGAATCTGGGATTATCAAGGCGCCGATTCTCCGTCTCAATACTGGGAAAACTGACGAGGCAAAGATGGTTATCGATAATACAGGAGATTCAGCGGAGACGGAATATAGGGTTATTGGATCTTCGGAGGTATTTGGACTCGCAAAATGAGTATCTTCTGAAAAATGGTCCATCGTAAAACTCAATCCGAAAACAGGAAGAACCCATCAAATCCGTGTCCATATGGCACATATTGGATGCCCCCTGATTGGTGACAGACGATACGGCTGACCGAGTGTGACTCGATTCCCAGAATTATCGCATCTGACCAGCAGAAAATGACACCTCCTTCATGCCCAAAAAATTGCCTTTATTCACCCAAATGGGAAACAAATGGAGATAGAGTGCATTGATGCATAA
- a CDS encoding ATP-binding protein, whose translation MTLTRKIVFFIAIAVGLVITLNLVVLPFVTKRYFFDFLQQFYTESRENQIDADILNLIKKFPDQAPALLEQYRDIDTDLNKLVTGFEDYVNTDPIFNRDSVGSVLKKSGVEEKQIDEVIGLNAMSVFLKSVPLGFNFVGENDPKKIFINQVLVAMIAINIAFVALLSVVILYFLRLSFQPIRTITNTLDTFSAASGNMLEYARNDEFRPLIDSLNNLRLRLDHQEQIRAQFLTDMSHELKTPMTAIGVYLEGIQDGVIQLNTKNINALTSELSRLTRIVESLMHFQMFESLPTVFHYDKISLYQIFSIVHETQSQELNNNLQTMNYAAPKRATMIFDQDSLIQIFHNVTANFLRYAGSGSQLRINFFEEGTTNILIFQDNGIGVGIEDLPYLKEKFYQVDKAKTGDIRERGLGVGLSIVDKIVRDAGGFVDLISAPGDGFTVRIEIPKKVL comes from the coding sequence ATGACTCTTACTCGAAAAATTGTTTTCTTTATCGCCATCGCTGTGTGACTCGTTATTACACTGAATTTAGTGGTATTGCCGTTTGTGACGAAGCGCTATTTCTTTGACTTTCTTCAACAATTTTATACTGAATCTCGTGAAAACCAGATCGATGCTGATATTCTGAATCTCATTAAAAAGTTCCCAGATCAGGCCCCAGCCCTTTTGGAGCAATACCGTGATATAGATACTGACCTCAATAAGCTCGTCACTGGGTTTGAAGATTACGTTAACACAGACCCGATATTTAACCGTGATTCTGTCGGAAGTGTTCTCAAAAAATCCGGTGTTGAAGAAAAACAAATCGATGAAGTGATTGGGCTCAATGCAATGTCGGTGTTTCTCAAATCTGTTCCTCTGGGGTTTAATTTTGTTGGCGAGAATGACCCTAAAAAAATCTTTATCAATCAGGTACTTGTTGCGATGATTGCTATCAATATCGCCTTTGTGGCTCTTTTGAGCGTCGTAATACTGTATTTTTTAAGACTCTCTTTCCAGCCCATTCGTACTATCACCAATACGCTCGATACTTTCTCAGCTGCTAGCTGAAATATGCTCGAATATGCGAGAAATGATGAATTTCGACCTCTCATCGATTCTCTGAATAATCTCCGTCTCCGTCTCGACCATCAGGAACAAATTCGGGCACAATTTTTGACGGATATGAGTCATGAACTCAAAACTCCTATGACAGCTATTGGTGTGTATCTTGAGGGCATCCAAGATGGAGTGATACAACTCAATACCAAAAATATTAATGCTCTCACGAGTGAGCTTTCTCGTCTGACGAGAATCGTGGAAAGCTTGATGCATTTTCAAATGTTTGAAAGTCTCCCAACCGTTTTTCATTATGATAAAATATCGCTGTACCAGATATTTTCTATCGTTCACGAGACACAAAGTCAGGAACTGAATAACAATTTGCAGACTATGAACTATGCAGCCCCTAAAAGAGCCACTATGATATTTGATCAGGATAGTCTGATACAAATATTTCATAATGTCACTGCCAATTTTCTTCGGTACGCATGATCTGGCTCTCAGCTGAGAATCAATTTTTTTGAGGAGGGAACTACCAATATTCTCATTTTTCAGGATAATGGTATCGGTGTGGGTATAGAGGATTTACCATATCTCAAGGAAAAATTTTATCAAGTCGATAAGGCAAAGACTGGAGATATTCGCGAGAGATGACTCTGAGTCTGACTCTCTATCGTGGATAAAATAGTTCGAGATGCTGGTGGATTTGTAGACCTTATTAGTGCACCTGGTGACGGATTTACGGTCAGAATCGAGATTCCAAAAAAGGTATTATAG